In Lacibacter sp. H375, one DNA window encodes the following:
- a CDS encoding hybrid sensor histidine kinase/response regulator transcription factor: MRFIISIIVFLQSLSVFAQSEQYNFYKLDTYTGLSHNQVTAILKDQDGFLWFGTMSGLNRYDGYSCRVFRKTYNDSSSLPDNSVESLYELPDGKIWVLTGGGTCIYNSYTEKFDPDYNKYLQSLGLPSGGISKVVKGNNGRYWFLYNNQDIFLYSSTDKKSKPFRQNFSNQNLEKITSIKEAKDEKLWIVYENGFLQQYDLISNKIIFNSTTLQYLNKGINLYNLFIDTDGDIWLWAVNTGAFLFQPKFNSVRQFNENSFPSKLNTNLVTEIVQDNNGLIWVATDHGGVNLINKKNNFSTSYLVNDLKNPRSLSQNSVRTMYKDDNGIIWLGTYKQGVNYLNSNIVLFPLYRHQESNVKSLPYDDVNKFVEDKSGNLWIGTNGGGLIFFDRKQNTFKQYLHDPNNKNSLSNNVIVSLWIDHQDVLWIGTYFGGLNSFDGKKFTHYRHSDSDSLSLSCDNIWEIFEDRQNNLWIGTLGGGLDRFDKKTNRFEHTQYKGTRDPLPSNYISSILQDKEGNLWVGTSGGLTVFKKNKTETFSFQQTSDKSSLSNDNVICLLEDNKGRIWVGTREGLNLFNEQTKGFQTFTTADGLPGDIILNILEDKHHTLWISTPNGLCNAIPKQDKTGIAFSVITYDVTNNLQSREFNDNAALKTRAGELIFGGPSGFNIINPDKIQKTAYRTKIVFTGLQILNNNVEPGELINNRVLLKQSLSQLQSIDLKYKENVFTIEFASLDFGHNAGNKYAYMLKGFNSDWLYADGTQRRVTFTNLNPGKYTLKVKVLNHDGVWSDEKSLQINIHPPFWRTNIAYIIYALIIAGLFWLARRITIDRIHMRYEVQHQRRETERAHTLDQLKTKFFTNVSHEFRTPLSLIISPLDKIIKQTTDEEQKKQLNLVQRNAKRLLSLVNQLLDFRKMEVQEIKLHPAIGDIIGFSRDICDSFLDIAEKKNIQLSFSSDVESLEIYFDKDKIEKILFNLLSNAFKYTHDNGMVSLNMTYNPPDGNEDDGTLAIEIKDNGIGIPAGMEEKIFERFFQTDVPESMVNQGTGIGLAITKEFVRLHNGIITVKSEPEQGTCFTVLLPAKKIHHTPDRTANNQVQVEDVEQTMPEEGQRISRKKTILVVEDNEDIRFYLKDNLKAQYKVEEATNGKEGWEKIKHLNPDLVVSDIMMPLMDGVELARRIKTETLTAHIPVILLTAMGSEEKQLEGLKVGVNDYITKPFTFEILASRIRNLLAQQELLQKRFQKQIEVNPAEVTITSVDEKFLKQALELVEKNMDKPEFSVEDFSRDMFMNRVTLYRKILSITGKTPIEFIRSIRLKRAAQLLEKSGMSIAEIAYEVGFNNPKNFTKAFKEEFRILPSQYLANRKEKDA; the protein is encoded by the coding sequence ATGCGTTTTATTATTTCGATAATTGTATTCTTACAATCGCTTTCAGTTTTTGCTCAAAGTGAGCAATATAATTTTTATAAACTCGATACTTATACTGGTCTTTCGCATAACCAGGTTACTGCTATACTAAAAGATCAGGATGGGTTCTTATGGTTTGGTACCATGTCGGGACTCAATCGTTATGATGGTTATTCCTGCAGGGTATTTCGTAAAACCTATAATGACAGTTCATCGCTGCCCGATAACAGTGTTGAATCACTCTATGAGCTTCCCGATGGAAAGATTTGGGTATTAACTGGGGGAGGGACTTGTATTTATAATTCCTATACTGAAAAATTCGATCCTGATTATAATAAGTATTTGCAATCTCTTGGTCTTCCATCCGGCGGAATCAGCAAAGTTGTAAAAGGAAACAATGGCCGGTATTGGTTTTTGTATAATAATCAGGACATATTCCTGTATTCAAGCACAGATAAGAAATCAAAACCTTTCAGACAGAATTTCAGCAATCAAAACCTGGAAAAAATCACATCCATTAAAGAAGCGAAAGACGAAAAATTATGGATTGTATATGAGAATGGATTTTTACAGCAGTATGATCTTATATCAAACAAGATCATTTTCAACAGTACCACTTTGCAATATCTGAATAAAGGGATCAATTTATATAATTTGTTTATCGACACCGATGGGGATATTTGGCTGTGGGCTGTCAATACCGGAGCTTTTCTTTTTCAGCCAAAGTTTAATTCAGTCAGGCAGTTTAATGAAAATTCATTCCCGTCAAAATTGAATACAAATCTGGTAACCGAAATTGTACAGGATAACAATGGGTTGATCTGGGTGGCTACTGACCATGGCGGTGTAAACCTCATCAATAAAAAAAATAACTTCAGCACCAGTTACCTGGTAAATGATCTCAAAAACCCACGGAGCCTTAGTCAAAATAGCGTACGAACAATGTATAAGGATGACAACGGAATCATCTGGCTGGGAACTTATAAACAGGGGGTAAATTATTTAAACAGCAACATTGTATTATTTCCGCTTTATCGCCACCAGGAATCGAACGTAAAGAGCCTTCCTTATGATGATGTCAATAAGTTTGTTGAAGACAAGTCAGGTAATCTCTGGATTGGCACCAATGGTGGAGGGTTGATTTTTTTCGACAGGAAGCAAAATACATTCAAACAATACCTGCACGATCCAAACAATAAAAACAGCCTTAGCAATAACGTAATTGTAAGCTTGTGGATAGATCATCAGGATGTTCTCTGGATAGGAACATACTTCGGCGGCCTTAACAGCTTCGATGGAAAGAAGTTCACACACTACCGGCATAGCGACAGTGATTCGTTAAGTTTATCATGTGATAACATCTGGGAAATATTTGAAGACAGGCAAAACAATTTATGGATAGGTACACTTGGTGGTGGGTTAGATCGTTTTGACAAAAAGACAAACAGGTTTGAACACACCCAATATAAAGGAACCCGGGATCCTTTACCATCCAATTACATTTCTTCTATCCTCCAGGATAAGGAGGGCAATTTATGGGTAGGCACCTCTGGCGGATTAACAGTTTTTAAAAAAAATAAAACCGAGACATTTTCTTTTCAGCAAACCAGCGATAAAAGCAGCTTAAGCAATGACAATGTTATCTGTCTTTTAGAAGACAACAAAGGAAGGATTTGGGTAGGAACACGGGAAGGTTTGAATTTGTTTAATGAGCAAACAAAAGGATTTCAAACATTTACTACAGCAGATGGATTGCCAGGTGATATTATTTTGAATATTCTGGAAGATAAACATCACACACTTTGGATTTCCACACCAAACGGATTATGTAATGCTATTCCAAAACAAGATAAAACCGGAATCGCATTTTCTGTTATTACTTATGATGTAACGAACAACCTGCAAAGCCGTGAATTCAACGACAACGCAGCACTTAAAACACGGGCAGGCGAATTGATCTTCGGCGGGCCTTCCGGGTTTAATATTATTAATCCCGATAAAATTCAAAAAACGGCTTATCGCACAAAAATTGTTTTTACGGGTTTGCAGATTTTAAATAACAATGTTGAGCCGGGCGAATTGATCAATAACCGGGTTTTGTTGAAGCAATCTTTATCGCAACTGCAAAGTATTGACCTGAAGTACAAAGAAAATGTATTCACAATTGAATTTGCTTCTCTGGATTTTGGGCACAATGCCGGCAACAAATACGCATACATGCTGAAAGGGTTTAACTCAGACTGGTTGTATGCCGATGGTACGCAGCGAAGAGTAACTTTTACCAATCTCAATCCCGGAAAATATACGCTTAAAGTAAAGGTTTTAAATCATGATGGCGTTTGGAGTGATGAAAAAAGTTTGCAGATCAACATTCACCCACCATTTTGGCGAACCAATATTGCATATATCATTTATGCCTTAATCATTGCCGGATTATTCTGGCTTGCAAGGCGAATTACCATTGACAGAATTCATATGCGCTATGAAGTGCAGCATCAACGTAGAGAGACCGAAAGAGCACATACGCTTGATCAGTTAAAAACTAAATTTTTCACTAATGTTAGCCATGAATTCCGCACACCCTTAAGCCTCATTATTTCCCCACTAGACAAGATCATAAAGCAAACAACAGACGAAGAACAAAAAAAGCAATTGAACCTTGTGCAACGCAACGCAAAACGGTTGCTTAGCCTGGTAAATCAATTGCTCGATTTCAGGAAAATGGAAGTGCAGGAAATAAAATTGCATCCGGCCATTGGTGATATTATCGGGTTTAGCAGAGATATCTGCGACTCGTTTTTAGATATTGCCGAAAAAAAGAATATACAGTTATCATTCTCTTCGGACGTTGAGAGTCTGGAAATTTATTTTGATAAGGATAAGATTGAAAAAATATTATTTAACCTGCTTTCAAATGCTTTTAAATATACACATGATAACGGGATGGTGAGCCTTAACATGACGTATAATCCTCCTGACGGTAATGAAGATGATGGAACGCTGGCAATTGAAATAAAAGATAACGGTATTGGAATTCCTGCAGGTATGGAGGAAAAAATATTTGAACGATTCTTTCAAACAGATGTTCCGGAAAGCATGGTGAACCAGGGAACAGGAATTGGCCTGGCCATTACAAAAGAGTTTGTAAGGTTGCACAACGGTATCATTACTGTAAAAAGTGAACCTGAGCAGGGTACCTGTTTTACAGTTTTACTACCGGCGAAGAAGATTCATCATACTCCGGATCGTACTGCAAATAATCAAGTTCAGGTAGAAGATGTTGAACAGACAATGCCAGAGGAAGGCCAAAGGATCAGCAGAAAAAAAACAATTTTGGTAGTAGAAGACAATGAAGACATCCGCTTCTATTTAAAAGACAATCTAAAAGCACAGTATAAGGTTGAAGAGGCTACTAACGGAAAAGAAGGCTGGGAAAAAATTAAACACCTGAACCCCGACCTTGTAGTAAGCGACATTATGATGCCATTGATGGACGGAGTGGAACTGGCCAGGAGAATTAAAACAGAAACGCTCACCGCCCACATTCCTGTCATTTTACTTACAGCTATGGGCAGCGAAGAGAAACAATTGGAGGGATTAAAAGTGGGTGTGAATGATTATATCACCAAACCATTCACCTTTGAAATACTGGCTTCACGCATCAGGAATTTGCTGGCGCAGCAGGAACTATTGCAGAAAAGATTTCAAAAGCAAATTGAGGTTAACCCGGCTGAAGTAACAATAACATCAGTTGATGAAAAATTCCTGAAACAAGCGCTGGAACTTGTTGAGAAAAATATGGACAAGCCTGAGTTTTCAGTTGAAGATTTCAGCCGTGACATGTTTATGAACCGTGTTACATTGTACCGGAAAATTCTTTCGATTACCGGTAAAACGCCCATTGAATTTATCCGTTCCATTCGTTTGAAAAGGGCAGCTCAGTTGCTCGAAAAAAGCGGCATGTCAATTGCCGAAATTGCATACGAGGTGGGTTTCAATAACCCGAAAAACTTCACAAAAGCTTTTAAAGAAGAATTCAGAATACTCCCTTCGCAATATCTTGCCAATAGAAAAGAAAAAGATGCTTAA
- a CDS encoding SusC/RagA family TonB-linked outer membrane protein, which produces MSLLLSGFFSVFLVSTNVCAQTTKVSGTIINQRTAEPVAGATVTVKNTNRSASADNAGKFTIDASAGEVLVITSVGYISKEATVGSGSLSIQLQETDNKLEEVVVIGYGTQKKKLVTGANLQVKGEDIQKQNTTNALHAMQGQAPGVQITSSSGQPGSGFNIVIRGKGTIGNFGPLVVVDGVQGVNINSINPADIESVDVLKDAASAAIYGSQAANGVILITTRTGRQNQKAQITLDVFYGVQNLAWKAPLLNSKEYAIIMNEQALNSGKSPYFTNDEINKLPVSTDWLGQMFANNVPTQNYVLSVNGGNAGSVYSTSLGYTGQGGIVGGPSISNYERYTFKINTEHKLYQDIVRLGQHLTINNVNSHGIATGGQYSNSLRSAFSTTPFLPMYDSTGNFFRSDDKPWNPGKVGDPQWDNSVSNPYASMVYNSNNRNSGQNLFGDAYLQIEPIKGLKLRTSVGLNYWSNKSHGFRPVYQLSIFDMNDTSTVFQSMGSGRTIQFDNTLSYDFRIAKNHSFNVMAGTTAINTKGSSLSGSNWDLRVVDMEHAYLDVAQNRAPESNHLSASGAPFEDALLSYFGRVQYNFNEKYLFYATFRADGSSKFAPDHRWGYFPSVSAGWVASRENFMQNISWLNFLKLRASWGRVGNQSVPAYQFLSPISFNQAGYAFGNAEGINTPGAYPSRLANPNVKWETSEQTNIGFDATLIRGLNVAFDFYIKETKDWLITAPILATAGADAPLINGGDVKNTGVELALNYRNTIGRNFSYSVGVNGSYNKNKIGNIPTNDHIIHGNTNVLFANSLEFYRAQNGLPVGYFWGLKTAGIFQTEAEVLSYKNKSGKVIQPEAKPGDLRYADLNDDGVIDNNDRTMIGNPNPDLVFGFNVSLEYKGFDLMVQGSGVAGNELVKSWRGPGGRGNYTAEILDRWTGPGTSNKIPRVTEEGANWAQFSDLYIYDGSFVRINTITLGYDLAHIVKKNYLSKVRIYASVLNAFTFTKYNGLDPEVGHNEGFSTGVDVGYYPRPRTMMVGANIRF; this is translated from the coding sequence ATGTCACTGCTGCTATCGGGATTTTTTTCCGTGTTCCTGGTAAGCACAAATGTGTGCGCACAAACAACAAAAGTTAGTGGCACAATTATCAATCAGCGTACTGCCGAACCTGTGGCAGGAGCAACAGTTACCGTGAAAAACACCAATCGCTCTGCAAGCGCAGATAACGCCGGAAAGTTTACGATTGATGCATCTGCCGGTGAAGTGCTTGTTATTACCTCTGTTGGCTATATTTCTAAAGAAGCAACAGTTGGATCCGGCTCTTTAAGTATTCAACTGCAGGAAACCGACAACAAACTGGAAGAGGTTGTTGTGATTGGTTACGGCACCCAAAAGAAAAAGTTGGTTACTGGTGCTAATTTGCAGGTAAAGGGTGAGGACATTCAAAAGCAAAACACCACCAACGCTTTGCATGCTATGCAAGGCCAGGCGCCAGGTGTGCAAATCACCTCTTCATCAGGACAGCCCGGCTCGGGATTCAATATCGTTATTCGGGGTAAAGGTACCATTGGCAATTTCGGGCCATTGGTTGTGGTTGACGGAGTTCAGGGTGTTAATATAAATTCTATTAATCCTGCCGACATTGAATCCGTTGATGTTTTAAAAGATGCAGCTTCTGCAGCCATTTATGGTTCACAAGCTGCTAATGGTGTAATCCTTATTACAACAAGAACAGGAAGGCAAAATCAAAAAGCACAAATTACGCTGGATGTTTTTTATGGCGTTCAAAACCTTGCATGGAAAGCTCCGCTATTAAATTCAAAGGAGTATGCCATTATCATGAACGAGCAGGCACTCAACTCAGGTAAATCACCATATTTCACCAATGATGAAATTAATAAACTGCCGGTGAGTACCGATTGGCTTGGTCAGATGTTTGCCAATAATGTTCCCACTCAAAACTATGTATTGAGTGTAAATGGTGGCAACGCTGGTTCTGTGTATTCCACATCACTGGGTTATACCGGACAGGGCGGTATTGTAGGTGGCCCGTCTATTTCGAATTACGAACGTTACACATTTAAAATAAACACAGAGCATAAATTGTATCAGGATATTGTGAGACTGGGACAACATCTTACAATAAACAATGTAAACAGTCATGGCATTGCAACAGGAGGCCAATACAGTAACTCACTGCGTTCTGCTTTTTCAACTACGCCTTTTTTGCCAATGTATGATTCAACCGGCAATTTCTTTAGGTCAGATGATAAGCCGTGGAATCCTGGAAAAGTAGGTGATCCCCAGTGGGATAACAGCGTATCCAATCCATACGCTTCAATGGTTTACAATTCTAATAACAGGAACAGTGGCCAGAATCTTTTTGGCGATGCATATTTACAAATTGAACCCATTAAAGGATTGAAACTTCGTACAAGTGTTGGGCTTAATTACTGGAGCAATAAAAGTCATGGTTTCAGACCGGTGTATCAACTTTCCATTTTTGATATGAATGATACATCTACCGTATTCCAGTCAATGGGTAGCGGCAGAACAATTCAGTTTGACAACACATTAAGTTATGATTTCAGGATTGCAAAGAATCACAGTTTTAATGTAATGGCTGGTACCACCGCCATCAATACAAAGGGTTCCAGCCTGTCTGGCTCCAACTGGGATTTACGTGTTGTAGATATGGAACATGCTTATCTTGACGTTGCTCAAAACAGAGCTCCCGAATCAAATCATCTTTCTGCAAGCGGTGCTCCGTTTGAAGATGCGTTGCTTTCTTATTTCGGAAGGGTGCAGTATAACTTCAATGAAAAATATTTATTCTATGCTACTTTCCGTGCCGATGGTTCTTCCAAGTTTGCACCGGATCATCGCTGGGGTTATTTTCCTTCCGTTTCTGCGGGCTGGGTTGCTTCAAGGGAAAATTTTATGCAGAACATTAGCTGGTTAAATTTTCTGAAGCTTCGTGCAAGTTGGGGCCGTGTAGGTAATCAAAGTGTTCCTGCTTACCAGTTCCTGTCGCCTATCAGTTTTAACCAGGCGGGTTATGCATTTGGAAATGCTGAAGGCATTAATACTCCGGGCGCCTATCCCAGTCGCTTAGCTAATCCAAACGTAAAATGGGAAACATCAGAGCAAACAAATATTGGATTTGATGCCACACTGATAAGAGGGTTGAACGTTGCATTTGACTTTTATATTAAAGAAACAAAAGACTGGTTGATAACAGCACCAATTCTTGCCACTGCAGGTGCAGATGCCCCATTGATCAACGGCGGTGATGTAAAAAATACAGGTGTTGAACTGGCTCTTAACTATCGCAATACAATTGGTAGAAACTTCAGTTATTCAGTTGGTGTGAATGGTTCGTATAATAAAAACAAAATCGGCAACATTCCAACCAATGATCATATTATACATGGTAATACCAATGTATTGTTTGCCAACTCGCTTGAGTTTTACAGGGCACAAAACGGTTTGCCTGTTGGTTATTTCTGGGGTTTGAAAACAGCAGGTATTTTCCAAACGGAAGCAGAGGTTCTTTCGTATAAAAACAAAAGTGGTAAAGTTATTCAGCCCGAAGCTAAACCCGGTGATTTGCGTTATGCTGATTTGAATGATGATGGTGTAATTGACAACAATGACAGAACAATGATTGGCAATCCCAATCCTGATCTTGTTTTTGGTTTCAATGTATCACTTGAATATAAAGGCTTTGATCTTATGGTGCAAGGATCGGGTGTAGCTGGTAATGAATTGGTGAAATCATGGAGAGGTCCCGGAGGCCGTGGTAATTACACTGCTGAAATTTTAGATCGCTGGACTGGGCCCGGCACATCAAACAAAATTCCAAGAGTAACAGAAGAAGGAGCTAACTGGGCACAGTTCTCTGACCTGTACATTTACGATGGCAGTTTCGTACGCATCAACACCATTACATTAGGTTATGATTTAGCACACATCGTAAAGAAAAATTATCTGAGTAAAGTAAGAATATACGCTTCTGTATTAAATGCTTTCACTTTCACAAAGTATAACGGACTGGATCCTGAAGTTGGGCACAATGAAGGTTTTTCTACAGGAGTAGATGTGGGATATTACCCAAGACCAAGAACAATGATGGTTGGCGCAAATATTCGTTTTTAA
- a CDS encoding RagB/SusD family nutrient uptake outer membrane protein produces the protein MKKLKLYIPVIALLSLTACKKSFLDTEDVTSATEQNFYKTQSDAFKALVGVYDGLQRSGSSGFGLAVVATEVMSDNAFGASGNADGFGIQMMDEFDKLRSPSDQDMFGDNWSVYYKAIYRANMLLKNLGQVDWKGNDNLRKQYESEARFIRAYLYFDMVRFWGNIPLLTAPTTENVAQAKPDDVYKQIAEDLKFAVANLPATSYTAQAPATFGRVTKWAAQALIGRVFLYYTGYYGKPDLVGVVSKTEALAALEDVISNGGFGLVENFANLWPAASLNNYVGENNKETVFSIRYTYTSDWNGNVDGNHWMVMMGIRVQSIYPYGLGWGAGTVNPKLWNAYSVNDTRRNASIISIDGESLDFKNKKDQREYTGYYTKKYTPMADAAGASLAEKMGGVSFMISQYQDFVSIRYADVLLMAAELGSPNAQQYFDDVRKRAYGTNFAQTPVNQANIINERRFEFAGEGVRYWDLLRQGINVAASTIAETVTLENGGVATVKTISASKIIETKGLSQIPYSQITLSNGVLKQNAGW, from the coding sequence ATGAAAAAACTAAAATTATATATACCCGTCATCGCTTTGTTATCGTTGACGGCCTGCAAAAAAAGTTTTCTGGATACAGAAGATGTAACAAGTGCTACTGAACAGAATTTTTATAAAACACAATCGGATGCATTTAAAGCATTAGTGGGAGTGTATGATGGATTGCAACGTTCCGGTTCATCTGGTTTTGGATTGGCTGTTGTTGCCACGGAAGTTATGTCCGATAATGCATTCGGCGCCAGCGGCAATGCAGATGGATTTGGCATCCAGATGATGGATGAGTTTGATAAGCTCCGTTCACCTTCTGACCAGGACATGTTTGGTGATAACTGGAGTGTTTATTACAAGGCTATTTATCGTGCTAATATGTTGCTGAAAAATCTTGGCCAGGTGGATTGGAAAGGCAACGATAATTTGCGTAAGCAATATGAATCAGAAGCAAGGTTTATACGTGCTTATCTTTATTTTGATATGGTAAGGTTTTGGGGCAATATACCATTGCTTACAGCACCAACTACCGAAAATGTAGCACAGGCAAAACCAGATGACGTTTATAAGCAAATCGCTGAAGATTTAAAATTTGCTGTTGCCAATCTTCCCGCCACCAGTTATACTGCGCAGGCTCCTGCAACTTTTGGAAGGGTTACAAAATGGGCAGCCCAAGCATTGATTGGCCGTGTCTTTTTATATTATACCGGTTATTATGGTAAACCCGATCTGGTGGGCGTTGTGTCTAAAACCGAAGCATTAGCTGCCCTTGAAGATGTAATTAGTAACGGAGGTTTTGGTCTTGTTGAAAACTTCGCCAACCTGTGGCCAGCCGCATCGCTTAATAATTATGTTGGCGAGAATAATAAGGAAACTGTTTTTAGTATCCGTTATACCTATACCAGCGATTGGAATGGCAATGTTGATGGCAATCATTGGATGGTAATGATGGGCATACGTGTCCAGTCTATTTACCCTTATGGACTTGGTTGGGGAGCTGGAACTGTAAATCCAAAACTTTGGAATGCATATAGTGTAAATGATACAAGGCGAAATGCATCTATTATTTCAATTGACGGAGAAAGCCTCGATTTCAAAAACAAAAAAGATCAAAGGGAGTACACAGGATACTATACAAAAAAGTACACCCCAATGGCCGATGCGGCAGGTGCAAGTCTTGCTGAGAAAATGGGTGGTGTAAGTTTTATGATCAGCCAGTACCAGGATTTTGTATCCATCCGCTATGCAGATGTTTTATTGATGGCTGCCGAATTAGGATCACCAAATGCTCAGCAATATTTTGATGATGTACGTAAAAGAGCTTACGGCACCAACTTTGCCCAAACGCCCGTAAACCAGGCAAATATTATAAATGAAAGAAGATTTGAGTTTGCAGGAGAAGGAGTTCGTTACTGGGATTTGCTTCGTCAGGGTATAAATGTAGCTGCATCAACCATTGCTGAAACAGTAACCCTCGAAAATGGTGGCGTGGCTACGGTGAAGACAATTTCAGCATCAAAGATCATTGAAACAAAAGGGTTGTCTCAAATTCCTTATTCACAAATCACTTTGTCTAATGGCGTATTGAAACAAAACGCCGGATGGTAA
- a CDS encoding beta-galactosidase: protein MVAILVVAVLNVKSQERNSFFPEKDLITTGIYYYPEHWKESQWERDIKKIADMGFEFVHLAEFAWYKMEPEERKFEFAWLDKVVNLCAKYHLKVLLCTPSATTPTWMRINYPETFSMDGHYIRAENGTRGLASIVNHKYRSYVGRIVTEMAKRYGRNPNVIGWQIDNEPGAVSDYSPSSQEAFRTWLKNKYKTIDALNAAWGAAFWSQWFNNFNQVIIPNTNLVGWWGNNPHALLDFKRYAADAQAELLDFQAGTLRKYISKDQYITTNYTAVSTGADAMRTKKLDFATYTAYPNGGTNNIGEQGFRLGNSKVILFAADYYKSLSGISGVMEIQPGPVNWGSYNPLLLPGTVRMWLYHTFAAGGKIACSYRFRQITYSAEQYHAGIMKTDGITPSPGGEDYMQFMKEIKELRKQYKPDVSMPEKLTARSTAIIWNLENYWTIDRQKQTYQWDTWNYPIKFLEIAKSFGAPVDIISEKADLSKYKFVIIPAYEMVDAALVKKWNEYAANGGHLIITCRTATKNRMGHFWEAETAAPITTLIGAQVKATDMLSNYSQGDIVMNSTNYKWNNWADLLDPDENTETVAIYNNQFYKGKAAVTKHKIGKGTVTYIGVDTDDSKLERDVLRKIFTDANASVENYPEGIYVYWRDGFYVAVNYSSDNYTMNIPGSSKILIGEKILKPADVLVWSE, encoded by the coding sequence ATGGTAGCAATCTTAGTGGTTGCTGTGTTAAATGTAAAATCGCAAGAGCGAAACTCATTCTTTCCTGAAAAAGATTTGATCACAACAGGCATCTATTATTACCCCGAACATTGGAAAGAAAGCCAGTGGGAGCGGGATATAAAGAAGATCGCTGATATGGGTTTTGAATTTGTACACCTCGCTGAATTTGCATGGTATAAAATGGAACCCGAAGAAAGGAAGTTTGAATTTGCATGGCTTGATAAGGTAGTGAACCTTTGCGCAAAGTATCATTTGAAAGTGCTGCTTTGCACACCTTCTGCAACCACTCCGACATGGATGCGTATCAATTATCCTGAAACGTTCAGCATGGATGGTCATTATATCCGTGCTGAAAATGGAACACGGGGATTAGCTTCTATTGTAAATCACAAGTATCGGAGTTACGTTGGCAGAATAGTAACGGAAATGGCTAAACGCTACGGAAGAAATCCAAATGTGATCGGTTGGCAAATAGATAATGAACCAGGTGCTGTTTCTGATTACAGTCCATCGTCGCAGGAAGCATTCAGAACATGGTTAAAAAATAAGTACAAAACCATTGATGCATTAAATGCTGCATGGGGGGCAGCTTTCTGGAGTCAATGGTTCAATAATTTCAACCAGGTAATTATTCCAAATACAAACTTAGTAGGATGGTGGGGTAATAACCCACATGCCCTACTTGATTTTAAAAGATACGCTGCAGATGCGCAGGCCGAACTTCTCGATTTCCAGGCAGGCACATTGAGAAAATACATTTCAAAAGATCAATACATCACCACCAATTATACGGCAGTTTCAACCGGTGCCGATGCAATGCGCACAAAGAAGCTTGATTTCGCAACTTATACTGCTTACCCCAATGGTGGAACTAACAATATTGGAGAGCAGGGATTCAGATTGGGAAATAGTAAAGTGATCTTATTCGCTGCTGATTATTATAAATCGCTGAGTGGTATATCCGGGGTAATGGAAATTCAACCCGGTCCTGTTAATTGGGGAAGTTATAATCCATTACTGCTTCCGGGTACTGTGCGTATGTGGTTGTATCACACGTTTGCTGCCGGTGGAAAAATTGCCTGTTCATATCGCTTCCGTCAAATTACTTATAGTGCGGAGCAATATCATGCAGGTATCATGAAAACTGATGGTATTACGCCTTCACCAGGTGGAGAAGATTATATGCAGTTCATGAAAGAAATAAAGGAGCTACGCAAACAATACAAGCCGGATGTTAGCATGCCTGAAAAATTGACTGCACGATCAACAGCTATTATTTGGAATCTTGAAAACTACTGGACCATTGACAGACAAAAACAGACTTACCAGTGGGACACATGGAATTATCCAATAAAGTTTCTCGAAATAGCAAAATCTTTTGGTGCCCCTGTTGATATAATTTCGGAAAAGGCAGACTTGTCTAAATATAAGTTTGTCATTATTCCTGCTTACGAAATGGTTGATGCTGCTTTGGTAAAAAAATGGAATGAATATGCAGCAAACGGTGGGCATTTAATTATTACTTGTCGCACTGCAACGAAAAATCGCATGGGTCATTTTTGGGAAGCTGAAACTGCTGCACCTATAACAACACTTATTGGAGCCCAGGTGAAAGCTACTGATATGCTTTCCAATTATTCACAAGGTGATATTGTGATGAACTCAACAAATTATAAATGGAACAACTGGGCTGATTTACTAGATCCGGATGAAAACACAGAAACGGTAGCCATTTACAATAACCAGTTTTATAAAGGTAAAGCGGCAGTAACAAAGCATAAAATTGGCAAGGGTACTGTAACATACATTGGTGTGGATACAGATGATTCAAAACTGGAGAGAGATGTGTTGCGTAAAATTTTTACCGATGCAAATGCCAGTGTTGAAAATTATCCAGAGGGTATTTATGTGTATTGGCGTGATGGCTTTTATGTTGCCGTAAATTATTCGTCTGACAACTACACAATGAATATTCCCGGATCAAGTAAAATTTTAATTGGAGAAAAAATATTGAAACCTGCCGATGTACTGGTATGGAGTGAATAG